Proteins from a genomic interval of Ictalurus furcatus strain D&B chromosome 2, Billie_1.0, whole genome shotgun sequence:
- the LOC128617510 gene encoding spore germination protein 270-11-like produces the protein MGSKPGQERAVCDFTRSLACSFIHPACSSIAYILYYILSYTLTNTLYYILSYTLSYTLTYILSYTLTYTLYYILSNTFSYILYYILSYTLSYILSYTLAYTLTCTLSYTRSYILSYTLAYILYYILSYTFSYNLTYILFYTLSYTLTYTLSYTLSYILSYTLTYDLSYKINYTLTYTPSYILTYILTTSSPTPSPTPSPTSSLTSSPTSSPTSSPTLPPTPSPTSSLTSSPTSSPTSSSTPSPTSSPTSSPTLSPTASSSSSPTSSPTSSHTPFPTSSLIFLQNLLLTVISHSTGEFRTVIGQMVLINVL, from the exons ATGGGCAGCAAACCTGGACAG gagagagctgtgtgtgatTTCACCCGGTCACTCGCCTGCTCATTTATTCACCCTGCGTGCAGCAGTATCGCCTACATCCTCTACTACATCCTTTCCTACACCCTCACCAACACCCTCTACTACATCCTTTCCTACACCCTCTCCTACACCCTCACCTACATCCTTTCCTACACCCTCACCTACACCCTTTACTACATCCTCTCCAACACCTTCTCCTACATCCTCTACTATATCCTCTCCTACACCCTCTCCTACATCCTCTCCTACACCCTCGCCTACACCCTCACCTGCACCCTCTCCTACACCCGCTCCTACATCCTCTCCTACACCCTCGCCTACATCCTCTACTACATCCTCTCCTACACCTTCTCCTATAACCTCACCTACATCCTCTTCTACACCCTCTCCTACACCCTCACCTACACCCTCTCTTACACCCTCTCCTACATCCTCTCCTACACCCTCACCTACGACCTCTCCTACAAAATCAACTACACCCTCACCTACACCCCCTCCTACATCCTCACTTACATCCTCACTACATCCTCACCTACACCCTCACCTACACCCTCTCCTACATCCTCACTTACATCCTCACCTACATCCTCACCTACATCCTCTCCTACACTCCCACCTACACCCTCTCCTACATCCTCACTTACATCCTCACCTACATCCTCTCCTACATCCTCATCTACACCCTCTCCTACATCTTCACCTACATCCTCACCTACACTCTCTCCTACAgcctcatcttcatcctcacctACATCCTCACCtacatcctcacacacaccctttccTACATCCTCTCTAATATTTTTGCAAAACCTTCTGCTAACTGTTATATCCCATAGTACTGGTGAATTccggactgtgattggtcagatggtgttgattaatgttctataa